CGCGACCGCGCGGGCGATCGAGCAAGGATGGTGCACGACCGTCGACGTCGCGCGCCTCAACGGCGAGATATTCCTCAACACCGCGAGCGCCGGCTCGTACCCCGAGTTCGTCATCCGCCGCGAGAAGCTCGAGGGGCGCATCGGCAAACCGCTCGCCGCCGTCGTCGCCGGATGGCGGATGCTGCGCACCGCGGAGCCGTTCACGTTGCGCTACGACAACCGCGAGTACACCCTCGCCGGCATCTTCATCGGCAACGGCCGCTACGACCCGCCCGGCGACGCACCGCAGACGCGGCTGCGCATGGACGACGGGCAGCTCGACCTGCGGTTCTTGGAGCGAGGCTCGCGGTGGGCCGCCGTCCGCACGCTGTTCGCCGTCTTCACCGGCGGGCTCGGACGGTTGCCGCTCTACCACGAGTTCGACGCGCCGAAGGCTCACCTCGAGGTCGTCGGCGGTCCCATCCTGTTCGCCCGCGACGGCGAGGTGACCGGCTCGGGGACGGTGCTCGACCTCGACGTCGCCTACCGCGCTCTCACCGTCTATCGGCCGCGCACAGGCAGTTGGAGTCGCGTGCTGCGACGCTTCGGATGGCGCCGCCAGGGCGTCACAGCCAGCTGACGCGGCCGGCGAGCAGCTCGTAACCGACGAAGCTGACGACGTCGAGGATCGTGTGCGCGACGATGAGCGGCAGGACGCGTCGCGTGCGCGTGTAGAGCCAGCCGAAGATCAGGCCCATGACGACGTTGCCGACGAACCCGCCGAGGCCCTGGTACAGGTGGTAGCTGCCGCGGATCAGCGCGCTCACGACGATCACCTTCGTGCGCCCCCACCCGGCCTGCGACCAGCGCGTGAAGAGGTAGCCGATCATGACGACCTCTTCGAGGATCGCGTTCTGCGCGGCGGCGAGGACGAGGATCGGAAAGACCCACCAGTGCTCGCCCAGGCCGGACGCGACGACCGTCGTGTTGATGCCCATGGCCCGCGAGACGAGGTACAGCGCGAGGCCCGGGATGCCGATGACGGCGGCGAGCAGCGCACCGAGGACGGCGTCGGGTGCCCGGCGTGTGCGGTCGATCCCGAGGTAGGCCAGCGGCTTCCGCAGTTCGCGCGACAGCAGGAGAACGACGAGCGCGACCGGCACGAGCGCCAGCGCGATCTGCACGAGCTGATAGACGACGTCGAGCCACTGCGTGCTCGAACGCGACGAGTTGAGCGTCGACGTCTGCTGACTGATCGACGTGTGCGTCGCGCGCGCCGTCAGGGCCGTGCGCAGCAGCGAAAGCGCCGACCATATCGCGCTCGCGCCGAGGCTGAGCAGCAGGACGATGGCCGTCTCGGCGAGCAGTTGACGCCGCGGCAGGCGCGTGCGCGCCACGTCGAGTCTCGTACCAGGCCAGGCCATCTGGCCTCGCAGACGACCGAGCGCTGATCGTGCGCGCTCACTCGGCGCGTCGACTCGGGTACTCACCGAAGCAGCGTGGGGTTCAGCAGCGCAGCGCGGTTCACGAGACGCCGAGCGAGCCGGCGTCGTCGTCATCGGTGCCCGTGTCGGTGACGACGTCGTCAGCGTCAGCGTCGGCGTCGGCGTCGGCGTCGGATCCACCGTCGGCCTCGGCGTCGGGTTCTGCCTCGTCATCAAGGACGTGAACCGGGGCCTCGTCGTAGGGGTCGTTGATCGTGTCGTCGCTCATGTCAGATCCTCGCTCGTCGAATGTTCGTCCTGGCCCGTCGTCGGTGTGCCAGCGGCCGCGCGTCACTCGTCGCGGCGCGAGGTGAACGCGCTGCCGACACTGCCACTCGGGCGATGCGCGGGTACGTCGGGGCGGGCCTCGTCGCGTTCTTCGCCGTCGACCCGGGACGCGACGTGTCGCTCGCCGTTGATGGGCTCGCCGTCGTCGAGCCCGTCGGACGGATCGTCGCGGCGCGAGCCTGCTGCAACCGAGCGTCCTGCACCTGCCAGTCCGGCACCGACGCGTCCCGTGTCCGAATGGCCGTCGCTAGAACGTTCTGCACGCCGCGAGCCACCGTCGCGTCGCTCACGCTCAGCGCTCACGGGCGCATCGTCGAGGCGACGCACGACGGTGAACCAGGTGATGGCGAAACCGGCGACGAGCGCCAGCAGCGCTGCGGGCCACAGCTGAGCGGCAAGCCAGATCATCGGACGCTCCCCGCGTCGCCCTCGTGTTGCTCGTCGAGTTGGCGCAGGTCGCGGCGCGTCGGGTAGAGCGCGGCGGCGAGCAGCCAGGCGATGAGGGCGCCGAGCACGAAACAGACGAGCATGACGAAGACGCTGTCGATCACGAGGTTCATCGGTGCACCTTCACCGTGCGGACGCCGTCGACGTGCGACGCGGCGTCGCGCACCGAGTCGATGGCGTCGTTGCCCGAACGCGCCGGGACGACGGCGGTGACGTCGCGGCCGTCGACCGAGACGGCGACCTGAGCGACGCCCGTGCCGGCGACGCTGCGCTCGACTCGCTGCTGCAGGTTGGATTCGATCGAGGACTTGCCGAGGAACGCAGCCGCAGCGCCGAGAACGAGTGGGACGACGACGAACGCCGCCCACCACGCCCGACTGAGTCGGGCGCGCACGCGCGTGCCTGAACGCTCCACTGCGTCTCCTTCGTTCTTCAGGTGCTCATCGTCGAACGCCGCCCATTGTGCCTGGCGTCACCGACAACGCCGTCGTCACGCGCCGTTCGGAGCGGCGACGACACCCGGTTCCTCGCGGTTCGGAACGCCGCCCTGTGCCGCCTCGCCCACCTGGTCGAGGCGACGGAACGGGTGGGCCGCCTCGATCTGCAGAGCCAGCCGCAGCAGCGTGTTCTCGTCGCCGATCTGCCCGGAGATCATGACGCCGACCGGCAGCCCGTCATCGGTCCGTCCCAGCGGCAGGCTGATGGCGGGTGCGCCCGTCGCGTTGTGCAGCGGCGTGAAGGCACAGTAGGCGAGCACGCGCTCGAGGTGCGTCTCGTAGTCGAGATCGCCTGCGAGATAACCGATCTCGGGTGCGACGTGGGCGAGGACGGGTGAGACGAAGACATCGGGGCCGCTCGCCATCTGCGAACGGTACACACGACCCGACGCCTGCAGACGCGCGAGGAACTTCGGCGCGTGCGCGAGCCGGCGGCGTCCCATCTGCGCGAGCCCGAGCGTCAACGGGTCGAGCTTGCTCGCGTCGAAATCCTTGTGGAACAGGCGCTTGCCGCCCGCCACCGTGTTGAACGCGAGGAAACCCCAGTAGTCGAGAAAATCCTGTTGGAACGACTCGGGAATCGTCGGTTGCCAGTCGACGATGTCGTGCCCGAGCCCGCCCAGCATCGTGAGAGCCGTGTCGACGGCGGCTCGCGTCGGTGCATCCGACGGAGGCGCGAACGGACTGTCGTGCATGAACCCGATGCGCAGCGGGCGCGTCAGCCCGGGGTGCGACGTGACGTCGATCGGCGGTAGGCGACGCGCCGGGTGCACGCGCTGGGCGTCCTCGAAGAACGTGACGGTGTCGCGCACCGTGCGCGTCAGCACCGAGTCGGTGACGATCTTCACCGGCATCTGCGCGGAACTCTCACCGATGATGAGGCGCCCGCGCGTCGGTTTGAGGCCGACGAGGCCGCACGTCGCGGCAGGAATGCGGATCGAGCCACCACCGTCGTTGCCGTGCGCGATGGGGACGACGCCCGACGCGACGAGCGCCGCCGAACCGCCGGAGGAACCGCCCGAACTGCGCGACGTGTCCCACGGGTTGCGCGTGACGTTGCCGCCAGGGCGTTCCGTCGTCGCCGTCCAGCCGAACGGCGGCATCGTCGTCGTGCCGATGGGGACGATGCCCGTGCCGAGGATCTGCGTCACGACCTTGCCGCTGCGGCGGTTGCTGACGCGCGGCATCGCCTCCGAACCTTGCGTCATCGGCACGCCGGCGACGACGACGTTGTCCTTGAACGCGCTCGGCACGCCGCGCAGCGCGGCGTCCGGATGATCGTGGCGCCCACCTCCGAGGCCCGCATCGATACGACCAGCACGCTGACGGGCGCGCTTGGCGTCGATGAACTCGATGGCGTTGAGCACCCCGTCGACCTTCTCCGCGCGCGCGAGCGCAGCCTCGACGGCCTCCGTCGCGCTGACGCGGCCCGAGTCGATGGCGTCGGCGAGCGCTGTCGCGTCCATGTCACCGAGCGCATCGTCGGTGAACGCGTGGATCTGCTTCGGCCTCGTCTCGGACATCATCTGACCCCTTTTCGTCGTGGCAGCTTCGATCTGCCAGTGTGCCGCCTGCGACGCCGCCTGTGGGCCGAAGCGCGCAACTCGGGTGGCCGATGCCGCCCGTGTCGCCGATGTCGGCATGGCCTCGACGATGGTGGTGGCGGTGCGTGAGAGGGCACGCCTCCCTGGGCATCGTGACGATTCAGCGGGCCGAGGTGGGCGCGCGGTTCGGGGCGGGGATTCCGTTGTCGTGCAGCAGGGTTCGCGCCGCGTGCCAGCCGCACATGCCGTGGACGCTGGGGCCCGGCGTCGTCGCTCCCGACGCGAGGTAGACACCGTCGGCGGGTGTGCGCCACGGCGTCGGTGACACGACGGGACGCTTGAGCATCTGCGTCATCGTGACGGCGCCGCTCGCGAAGTCGCCGCCCGCGAAGTTGGGACTGACGTCCGCCGCGAACTCGTCGGCGCGCGTCGCTGTTGAGGCGAGCACGAGGTCACGGAAACCCGGGGCGTGCTCCTCGACGGCGGCGAGGACGGCCTCGGTGGCGTCGACGTCACTGTCGAACGGCACGTGGACGTACGCCCAGAACGTCGCCTGCCCGGCCGGCGCGCGCGTGGAATCGACGACACTCGGCTGCACGGCCAGAACGTAGGGACGCTCGGGCACCCGCCCGCGCGCGACGTCGTTCTCCGCCGCCGCGATCTGCTCGCGTGTGCCGCCGAGGTGCACCGTGGGGGCCTCGCCGATGCGCGGATCGCTCCACGGGACCGGCCCGGCGAGCGCCATGTCGACCTTGCTCACGCCGCTGCCCGGCTTGAACCGCTCGAGAGCGCGCCGATAGCGATCAGGCAGGCGCGCGGCGGCCATCGTCAGGAACGCGGGGACGCCGACGTCGAGCACGGCCGCGTCGTACTCGTCGAGCTGCGCGAGGTCAGTGACCTCCCGCCCGAGGTGGACGCGCCCACCGTGCGCCTCGAGGTCCGCGACGAGCGCGTCGACGATCGCCTGTGAACCACCGACCGGCACCGGCCAACCCTGCGCGTGCGCGGTTGCGCTCAGCATGAGCCCGCCACCGGCCATGGCGAGAGTGGGGTGGCGGCCGATCGTGTGCGCGGCGCACCCCGTCAGCATCGCCGGGGCGACGTCCTCGACGAACCGGCGTGACCATGCGGGCGTGCCCGCCTCCAGGACGCGCGCGCCGTAGACGGCCGCCGCGATCGGGTCGCGTGGCACCCGCAGCAGCGTGTTCATCGTCATGTCGGTGACGCCGCGCAGGCGCTCGACGACGGGGCCGAGGAAGGAGCGGTAGGCGTCACCGTCCGCGCCGAGTGCGTCGGCCGCACGGTCGAGGTCGCGATACCCGATGCCGCTACGGCCCCCCGGCAACGGATGTGCGAACGAGGCCTCGGGCACGACGAGGTCGATGCGCCGCGCAAGGTCGAACTCCTGGAAGAACGGGCTCGCGAGCGCCATCGGGTGGACGGCGCTCGCGACGTCGTGGCGAAAGCCCGGCAGGCTGAGTTCGCGGGTGGCCGCGCCACCGCCCGTCCATTCGTTGCGTTCGAAGACGTCGACGGCGAGCCCGGCGCGCGCCAGCGTCACGGCCGCGGCGAGACCGTTGGGTCCGGCGCCGACCACTGCCACGCGCGTCAAGTTCATGCGTGAAGCGTAAGGACGCGGCTACGGACGCGGGGCGCCGGGGACGAATGTGACCCAGAATCGCAGGTGTGCACGGCTCAGAAGCGGACGTCGGCGGGGGCGTGCGTCGTCGGCAGACGCGCCTCGACCCAGGCTGCGTACCCGCCGATGACGTCGGTCGCGTTGACGAGCCCGACGTCCTGAAGCGCCCGCGCCGCGACGCTCGAGGAGAAACCGTGGCGGCAGATGACGATGTATCGCGTCTCCCAGCTGCTCGCCTCCGGGATGCGCCACGCGTTGCTCGGATCGAGACGCCACTCGAGCACGGTGCGGTCGATGACGAGCGCACCCGGGATGTTCGCGCTCTCGGCGCGATGCCCCGCCGTCCGCGTGTCGACGATGACGGCCCCACGCTGCTGCTCGTCGAACGCCTGGCGCGGTGTCAGCCGACGCCATCCCTGACGCACGCGCGCGAGGTAGGCGGTCGAACCGCGGTCGCTGTCAGCTGGCATGGCCGGGCCGGTGGGGCGGACCTGCGACGGTCGCCTGGCTTCGTTCGTCCCCTTGTTCGGGGTCATGTGCGCCGAATGATCTCGGTGTCGTCGTCTCCGCCGCGCCCGTGGCGCGGCGCGCTCGCGCCGTCAGTGCCGACGTCACGACCGGGACGTCCGGGGCGCATGGCCTGCGTCCGGGCGTCGTCATCGCCGTTGTCGGCGCGCACGGGACGGAAGGCCTGCGTCCGCGCGTCATCGTCGCCGTCATTGGCTCGCGCGGGCCGAAGCGCCTGCGTCCGGGCCTCGTCGCGTGACGTGCCGTAGGGCGGGGTGTGGTCGACGGCGGCTTCACCCGAGCGCTCGTACCACCGCGTCGAGCTGGGCGTGTCGTCGAAGTCACCGAAGTCGTCGTACGGGCGACTGTCGGCGCGGCCACCGAGCGGGAGGGGACGCTCGGCGGCGCGCGATGCGTCGTCGAGACGCTCGTCGGTGCGAGCGTCCGCCGGGTGCGCACCTTGCGCAGAGCCACCCTCGAGCACTCCCGCGCGGCGCTCACGCCGACGCCGTGAGGAGCGCGAGATGGCACGCACGATCGCGAGGAGGATCGCCAGCACGAGCCCGAGCGTCAGGCCGAGCACGAGACCCGTCCAGTTGTCGACGACGTCCTGGCTCGAGCAACTGCGCTTGAGTTCGGGGTAGAGATCCTGCAGCGTCTCGATGCCCGGCGGCAGCGCGAACAACACCATGACGCCGAGGATCTTGCGCCACACGCCGTCGAGCAGCATGACGCCGACGCCTGCAGGCAGGAACAGCCACACGTTCGGGGGCCGCGAGCCGGCGCTGAACCAGTACTCACGGGCCAGAGGCCGCCACACCGACCAGTCGCAGCCCGCCGTCGGCACGCCGAAGTAGTCGTTCTTGACCGGGCTCAACGTCACGACGGCCGCGACGACGAGACACCACGTCAGCAGTGCGAACCCGAGCCGATCGGCGCGTGAGCGGCGCGTCGGGAAGAGCAACGTCGTCAGCAGCGCGAGGACGAACCCGCCGAGCACGGCCGGGCCTGTCCAGGGAAGGGCCTTGAGAATGAGCTGCAGCTGCTCGAGCATGGCGCCTCCAGGGCTTCCCGGCGTGGATCGGATGACGCAACACGGTAGCAACCAGGCGTGACCTGTTCGTTATCGACGCGCGGGCGGCGGGTCGACCGTTCGCCGTCAGTGTCCTGGCGATGTCGGCCAGCGTTTGGGATGTCCAGACTCAGATGAACCCTGTGAAAGCCCCCGGCTTGGCTGCCTCACTTCCTGGACGCGCAGGTTCGTGCCCGTCGTCGACGCAATCGAGATGGGGCATCTGACCGCGCAACTGCGTCAGGGCGTATCGACGCAGAACGTCCCGGCCACCTCAGGGTGACCGGGACGTTTCACGTGAAACACGCTGACGGATCAGCCGCGGATGCTCGCGTCGAACGCGCCGAGTGCGGCCGTCGCGCCGGAGCCTTCGGCGACGACGATCTGCTTGTACGGCTCGGTCGTGACGTCGCCGGCGGCGAAGATGGCCGGGTCGGACGTCGCACCACGGTCGGAGATGACGATCTCCTTGCGCTCGTTGAGGTCGACGACACCGTGGAGGAACTCGGTGTTCGGCAGCAGGCCGATCTGGACGAACACGCCCTCGACGTCGATGCTCTTGCTCTCGTTGGTCTCGCGGTCGGTGTACGTCAGGCCGGTGACGCCCTTGCCGTCGCCGACGACCTCACTCGTCGCGGCCGACAGGATGATGTCGACGTTGGGCAGCGACTTGAGCTTGCGCTGCAGCACGTCGTCGGCGCGCATCGTGTCGAGGAACTCGACGACGGTGACGTGCCCGACGACGCCCGCCAGGTCGATCGCGGCCTCGACGCCGGAGTTGCCGCCACCGATGACGGCGACGCTCTTGCCCTTGAACAGCGGACCGTCGCAGTGCGGGCAGAAGGTGACGCCCTTGTTGCGGTACTCCTCCTCGCCCGGAACGCCCATGCGACGCCAGCGGGCACCCGTCGCGATGATGACCTGCTTGGCGCGCAGTTCGGCGCCCGTCTCGGTGACGACCTTCTTGAGGCCGTCCTCGTCGGTGATGGACGCGACCTTCTGCGCCTTCATCACGTCGATCTCGTACTCGTGCAGGTGCGCCTCGAGCGCGGCGGCGAGCTTGGGGCCCTCCGTGTACGGCATCGAGATGAAGTTCTCGATGGCGTTCGTGTCGAGCACCTGGCCGCCGATGCGCTCGGCGACGAGGCCGGTGCGGATGCCCTTGCGTGCGGTGTAGATCGCGGCCGCGACGCCCGCGGGGCCACCACCGATGACGAGGACGCCGAACGGCTCCTTCTCGCTGAGCTTCGCCGCGGCCTTCGCGTCAGCGCCGGTGTCGAGCTTGCTGATGAAGTCTTCGACGGTCATGCGGCCCTGGCCGAAGACCTCACCGTTGAGGTAGACCGTCGGGACGGCCTTGATGTCGCGCGCCTCGATCTCGTCCTGGAACGCGCCGCCCTCGATCGCGATGTGGTGGATGTTCGGGTTGAGCACGCTCATCGCGTTGAGCGCCTGCACGACGTCGGGGCAGTTCTGGCACGTCAGCGACATGTACGTCTCGAAGTGGAACGTGCCCTCGATGTCACGGATCTGCTGCGCCTGCTCGTCACTGATCTTGACGGGGTGGCCGCCGACCTGCAACAACGCGAGGACGAGCGACGTGAACTCGTGCCCCATCGGCAGGCCCGCGAAGTGGACGCCGACGTCCGTGCCGGCGCGAGCGATCTCGAAGCTCGGCCGACGCTCGTTGTCGTCGCTGCGCTCGTAGCTCACCTTGTCGTGCAGCGCCTCGATCTCCTTGAGGAGCTCTTCGGTCTGCTTCGACTTGTCGGAGCCGTCGAGGCTGGCGCGCAGCACGATCGGTTCACGAAGGTTGCCGAGCAGCTGCTGCAGCTGGGCTGTCATGTTGGCGTCGAGAACGGCCATGGGGTGCCTCCTGGTGTCGGCGAGGGGACGAAAAAGGTACGGGTTGGCCCGAACGGGGCGGTGTGTCAAGAATCTGTGGAGAGAAGGTCTGGCGAGAAGGTCTTGTGAGCCCACGCGGGCGACCGGGGCGGGGCAGGTCACGAGTGGAGAGGGACGAGAGCCTTGGGGGCGTTCTCGTCACCCTCCACCCGCGGCCTGAGGGCCAAAACTCTGCATTGCAGGGTTTCGGTGCTCGACCGGGGCGTTGCGGACTGAAACTCCGCCATGCCGAGTTTCACTCCTCAAGCGGGCGGGCGCTGCCAGCAGCATGAGCCCCCACAGTTGAGAGCGGAAAAAGTCTCCACGTGGGGCCAGCTCTCAGGCGATCACGCCAGGCCGGGCGCCGCCCCGCCGTCGGAGGCGAACGAGTGAGCGTGCGAACTCGTTCGGTGATCACGGCGAGGCGGCGACCGGCTACGACCTGGCGACGATCAAGCGAGCCTGGAGGCTGAGCTTGCGAAGCCTCCAGTGTGAGCATTGAGGAGTCAGGTCAAGAGGGCACAGCTGAGTTCAGTCTGAGCCTGCAAAGGGCTGAACTCAGATCTTGCCGACGAGGTCCAGCGACGGCGTGAGCGACTCGGCGCCCTCTTCCCACTTGGCGGGGCAGACCTCGCCCGGGTGGTTGCGGATGTACTGGGCGGCCTTGACCTTGCGGACGAGCTCGGCGGCGTTGCGGCCGATGCCTTCGGAGGTGACCTCGGTGAACTGGATGACGCCGTCGGGGTCGACGAGGAAGGTGCCGCGGTTGGCGAGGCCCTCGTCCTCACGCAGGATCTCGAAGTTGCGGGAGATCTGCAGCGTCGGGTCGCCGATCATCGCGTAGTCGATCTTGGCGATCGTCTCGGACGAGCCGTGCCACGCCTTGTGCGTGAAGTGGGTGTCGGTGGAGACGGAGAAGACCTCCACGCCGAGCTTCTGCAGCTCGTCGTAGTAGTCGGCGAGGTCGCCGAGCTCGGTCGGGCAGACGAACGTGAAGTCGGCCGGGTAGAAGAAGAAGATGCTCCACTTGTCGGCGACGTCGGCCTCGGAGACCTCGACGAATTCGCCCTGCTTGAAAGCGGTGGCCTTGAACGGCTTGATGGTCGTGTTGATGAGCGACACGTCATGCTCCTTCGCGTTGGGGATCGGCGGCGAGCGTGGCGCCGCCGCAAGCATTCCTTAACTGGAATGACTCCATATTAGCGCCTCTGGTCGCCATGTCCAACAGCGGGCCGCATGAACATCGCGTGAACGACCCGCCCCCCTCGCGGCGCACCGAGTTCTCAGGCCGACGGCTGTGTGTACATCTGCGATTCACGGTCACATTCGTCGGCGACGGCGGCATGGTCGCGACGGGCGATCTGCGCACCCACCGCGAGGCGCTTCGATGCGGGAGCCGAGCATCATCGGGGGCCGCTCACGATCGGCGGCGGGCGCAGCATCTGCCAGCTCGTCGATCCGTTCGGCGGAGTCTTCGGCCTGGATGGCCCGCCCTGACGCCCAGCGCGTCCGAACATCGTCCAGAAACGCGTCAGGCACGACGCGTTCTCGGGCAATGAGCGCCGCGCTACCGATCACTGCAGACCCTCACGATCGACGCGCCGTCGAGACACGGCTCAACCTTTCGTCACGCGCTCCACGACAGGCCGAGCAGCGTCTGCACGACCTCCTCGACGGCGGCCGGGCGCGGCGGTGCGCCGTACGTCGCGACGTGCAGTTCTCGGCCCGCGCCGACAACGGGGTGCGTGACGACGCCTGGGTTGCGGTGGCCCGCGAGCGCGAGTGCAGATAGCAACGTCACCCCGAAACCCGCTGCCACGAGAGCTTGTACGGCGACGACGTCGTCACTGGCGAAGCCGATGTCGGGCTCGACTCCGACGGAGGCGCACAGGTCGAGCAGCCCTGTGCGGCAGCGCTCGCACCCCGCGATCCACCGGCCGTCGGAGAACCTTCGCAGTTCTTCCGGCCGCAGGCCCGTCGCTTCCCTCTCGCCGCAGGCGCGCCCCTCCGCGATCGTGCCGCCAACCGAACGAAACGGCTCGACGAGGTGCAACGCGTCCCACCCGAGGTGCTCGACGGTGACGTCGTCGTCGAAGTGCTGCCCGGAATAGGCGAACGTGATGGCGACGTCGACCTGCCCCGAGCGCAGCAACGCGGCGGCTTCCGGCGGTTCGACCTCGACGATGTCGAACGTCAGACCAGGTGCCGTGTCGGCGAGCGTCAGGAGCAGCCGCGGCACGATCGTGCTGCAGGCAGAGGGGAAGGCCGCGAGGCGCACGTGCCCTGCGGCGAGCGTGGTCATGGTGTCGAGTTCCACCTCGGCGCGCCGCAACAGGCCGAGGATCTCCTCGCCGCGCGCCGCCAGACGCGCGCCGTCGGGCGTCAACCGCACCCCGCGCCCGACGTGCTGCACGAGCACGGCGCCGGTCTCCTCCTCGAGTCGGCGCAGGTGGTGCGAGACCGTCGGTTGCCCGCAGCCCAGAGCCGTCGCCGCCGCGCTCACCGTTCCTTCCCGGGCGAGCGCGACGAGGGCTTCGAGGCGTTTCATCTCCACCCCCTCAATGTATCGGCGCTATCGATGCGATCAAGTGATTGCATGTATTGGACGGATGATTCGCCGTCGCGCACGCTGGAGGCATGCCGATCCTGCCGCCGCCAACCC
This region of Dermacoccus nishinomiyaensis genomic DNA includes:
- a CDS encoding lipopolysaccharide assembly protein LapA domain-containing protein — its product is MNLVIDSVFVMLVCFVLGALIAWLLAAALYPTRRDLRQLDEQHEGDAGSVR
- a CDS encoding CPBP family intramembrane glutamic endopeptidase translates to MARTRLPRRQLLAETAIVLLLSLGASAIWSALSLLRTALTARATHTSISQQTSTLNSSRSSTQWLDVVYQLVQIALALVPVALVVLLLSRELRKPLAYLGIDRTRRAPDAVLGALLAAVIGIPGLALYLVSRAMGINTTVVASGLGEHWWVFPILVLAAAQNAILEEVVMIGYLFTRWSQAGWGRTKVIVVSALIRGSYHLYQGLGGFVGNVVMGLIFGWLYTRTRRVLPLIVAHTILDVVSFVGYELLAGRVSWL
- the ahpC gene encoding alkyl hydroperoxide reductase subunit C, translated to MSLINTTIKPFKATAFKQGEFVEVSEADVADKWSIFFFYPADFTFVCPTELGDLADYYDELQKLGVEVFSVSTDTHFTHKAWHGSSETIAKIDYAMIGDPTLQISRNFEILREDEGLANRGTFLVDPDGVIQFTEVTSEGIGRNAAELVRKVKAAQYIRNHPGEVCPAKWEEGAESLTPSLDLVGKI
- the ahpF gene encoding alkyl hydroperoxide reductase subunit F yields the protein MAVLDANMTAQLQQLLGNLREPIVLRASLDGSDKSKQTEELLKEIEALHDKVSYERSDDNERRPSFEIARAGTDVGVHFAGLPMGHEFTSLVLALLQVGGHPVKISDEQAQQIRDIEGTFHFETYMSLTCQNCPDVVQALNAMSVLNPNIHHIAIEGGAFQDEIEARDIKAVPTVYLNGEVFGQGRMTVEDFISKLDTGADAKAAAKLSEKEPFGVLVIGGGPAGVAAAIYTARKGIRTGLVAERIGGQVLDTNAIENFISMPYTEGPKLAAALEAHLHEYEIDVMKAQKVASITDEDGLKKVVTETGAELRAKQVIIATGARWRRMGVPGEEEYRNKGVTFCPHCDGPLFKGKSVAVIGGGNSGVEAAIDLAGVVGHVTVVEFLDTMRADDVLQRKLKSLPNVDIILSAATSEVVGDGKGVTGLTYTDRETNESKSIDVEGVFVQIGLLPNTEFLHGVVDLNERKEIVISDRGATSDPAIFAAGDVTTEPYKQIVVAEGSGATAALGAFDASIRG
- a CDS encoding phytoene desaturase family protein — translated: MNLTRVAVVGAGPNGLAAAVTLARAGLAVDVFERNEWTGGGAATRELSLPGFRHDVASAVHPMALASPFFQEFDLARRIDLVVPEASFAHPLPGGRSGIGYRDLDRAADALGADGDAYRSFLGPVVERLRGVTDMTMNTLLRVPRDPIAAAVYGARVLEAGTPAWSRRFVEDVAPAMLTGCAAHTIGRHPTLAMAGGGLMLSATAHAQGWPVPVGGSQAIVDALVADLEAHGGRVHLGREVTDLAQLDEYDAAVLDVGVPAFLTMAAARLPDRYRRALERFKPGSGVSKVDMALAGPVPWSDPRIGEAPTVHLGGTREQIAAAENDVARGRVPERPYVLAVQPSVVDSTRAPAGQATFWAYVHVPFDSDVDATEAVLAAVEEHAPGFRDLVLASTATRADEFAADVSPNFAGGDFASGAVTMTQMLKRPVVSPTPWRTPADGVYLASGATTPGPSVHGMCGWHAARTLLHDNGIPAPNRAPTSAR
- a CDS encoding LysR family transcriptional regulator, which translates into the protein MKRLEALVALAREGTVSAAATALGCGQPTVSHHLRRLEEETGAVLVQHVGRGVRLTPDGARLAARGEEILGLLRRAEVELDTMTTLAAGHVRLAAFPSACSTIVPRLLLTLADTAPGLTFDIVEVEPPEAAALLRSGQVDVAITFAYSGQHFDDDVTVEHLGWDALHLVEPFRSVGGTIAEGRACGEREATGLRPEELRRFSDGRWIAGCERCRTGLLDLCASVGVEPDIGFASDDVVAVQALVAAGFGVTLLSALALAGHRNPGVVTHPVVGAGRELHVATYGAPPRPAAVEEVVQTLLGLSWSA
- a CDS encoding amidase → MSETRPKQIHAFTDDALGDMDATALADAIDSGRVSATEAVEAALARAEKVDGVLNAIEFIDAKRARQRAGRIDAGLGGGRHDHPDAALRGVPSAFKDNVVVAGVPMTQGSEAMPRVSNRRSGKVVTQILGTGIVPIGTTTMPPFGWTATTERPGGNVTRNPWDTSRSSGGSSGGSAALVASGVVPIAHGNDGGGSIRIPAATCGLVGLKPTRGRLIIGESSAQMPVKIVTDSVLTRTVRDTVTFFEDAQRVHPARRLPPIDVTSHPGLTRPLRIGFMHDSPFAPPSDAPTRAAVDTALTMLGGLGHDIVDWQPTIPESFQQDFLDYWGFLAFNTVAGGKRLFHKDFDASKLDPLTLGLAQMGRRRLAHAPKFLARLQASGRVYRSQMASGPDVFVSPVLAHVAPEIGYLAGDLDYETHLERVLAYCAFTPLHNATGAPAISLPLGRTDDGLPVGVMISGQIGDENTLLRLALQIEAAHPFRRLDQVGEAAQGGVPNREEPGVVAAPNGA
- a CDS encoding rhodanese-like domain-containing protein, whose product is MPADSDRGSTAYLARVRQGWRRLTPRQAFDEQQRGAVIVDTRTAGHRAESANIPGALVIDRTVLEWRLDPSNAWRIPEASSWETRYIVICRHGFSSSVAARALQDVGLVNATDVIGGYAAWVEARLPTTHAPADVRF